The Salvia splendens isolate huo1 chromosome 21, SspV2, whole genome shotgun sequence genome includes a window with the following:
- the LOC121783448 gene encoding 39S ribosomal protein L41-A, mitochondrial-like, with the protein MALGLILGIGRAFRKKRASSLDILTSKRSPKSYYKGKNCKPTGFHTRKGGYVVVPEKLPNYVVPDLTGFKLKPYVSQCAVQGSKSAK; encoded by the exons ATGGCGTTAGGGCTAATATTGGGGATTGGAAGGGCATTCAGGAAGAAGAGAGCTTCGTCGCTGGATATTCTGACTTCGAAGAGGAGCCCTAAAAGCTATTACAAGGGCAAAAATTGCAAGCCCACCGGTTTCCACACTCGAAAAG GTGGTTATGTGGTAGTTCCTGAAAAGTTGCCAAACTATGTCGTGCCAGATTTGACCGGATTCAAG CTAAAGCCATACGTATCTCAATGCGCTGTACAAGGTTCCAAATCAGCTAAATGA